The following proteins come from a genomic window of Anaerobutyricum hallii:
- a CDS encoding energy-coupling factor transporter transmembrane component T yields MQNQEKNNSFLPSWMCETEQYVPSIDKDGFITKSTQAVLGVLSKLKWKEGKDRCLSASPSLKLCYTFLYILLTACSKNYVFSLIMAGGTILALATYSAEAMKQILSGTFGAVLFSALILLPAVFIGNPQILLIITTKVFVSVTLIGILSAGTSWNKLTASLRSFHIPDIFIFTLDITLKYIAVLGEICMEILTSLRLRSVGQNRKKAQSFSGILGISFLKSREMAEEMYAAMCCRGFVGEYKTQKTSTFRKQDILSLLLMIGVTGIFIYFEGLWK; encoded by the coding sequence ATGCAAAATCAGGAAAAAAATAATAGTTTTCTTCCATCATGGATGTGTGAAACGGAGCAATATGTTCCAAGTATTGATAAAGATGGATTTATTACAAAAAGTACGCAGGCAGTTCTTGGCGTACTGTCAAAATTAAAATGGAAAGAAGGGAAGGACAGGTGCCTAAGCGCCAGTCCTTCTTTAAAACTATGTTATACATTCCTATATATTTTACTTACTGCCTGTTCAAAAAACTATGTATTTTCATTAATTATGGCAGGCGGAACTATTCTTGCACTTGCAACTTATTCGGCAGAAGCAATGAAACAGATACTTTCGGGAACATTTGGAGCAGTACTTTTTTCTGCACTAATACTTTTACCGGCAGTGTTTATAGGAAATCCGCAGATTTTACTCATTATCACAACCAAAGTGTTTGTATCCGTTACACTTATAGGTATTCTGTCAGCGGGAACATCCTGGAATAAATTAACAGCAAGTCTCCGCTCATTTCATATACCGGATATCTTTATTTTTACATTGGATATTACATTAAAATATATTGCTGTACTCGGAGAAATCTGCATGGAAATCCTTACCTCACTTCGCTTACGATCTGTAGGACAAAACAGGAAAAAAGCACAGTCCTTTTCTGGGATATTGGGGATTTCCTTTTTAAAATCAAGAGAAATGGCAGAGGAAATGTATGCAGCGATGTGCTGCCGTGGATTTGTTGGAGAATATAAAACACAAAAAACATCTACCTTTCGAAAACAGGATATCTTGAGTCTTCTTTTGATGATAGGAGTAACAGGAATATTCATTTATTTCGAGGGTCTGTGGAAATAG
- a CDS encoding HAD-IIB family hydrolase: MDYIDIFIKNDYIDLKQIAESGQCFRWKKICPGRYFVISAGQAACFFQEKTGIRILCREKDEEYFRRYLDLDTDYGKIIERIDPEDRFLSGAAKMGKGIRILRQNLWEMIISFIISQRNNIPRIMKSIDALCEKLGEQIVFDYEGEHLVGYTFPSPEVIVGADLSEFKFGYREKYIRQTAEDILEGKFDLEEVKDAVDEGKTPEQVKEMLKQLKGVGEKVASCIQLFGLHQLSLFPVDTWIAKVEEIYYNGHFPVERYEGIAGVMQQYLFFRVREEAEKRACLEVKADKNQKEKSEEIRKNVSKKVLKKQEKEEYNLSGKMLYVSDLDGTLLNSDALLNEDVPKRLNALIEQGLCFTVATARTYATVNSIMKDVNLTCPMILMNGVMIYDPVKKSCIHAEIIERDSVEYILKGRKKFGVTGFAYALSPEISEDCSKSGETSVVDSAGRVGKSGRKMATYYEKIATQHMEKFYTERRDLYHKPFSKVEKLEDISGEDIIYFSICYEEEVLRPFYEYLKKDERLNLNFYKDVYGDGLWYLEISHKNASKYYGIQKLRKLLHPAAITGMGDNLNDIPLFKACDRSCAVGNAHKEVKERADYILDTNLNAGVVKFLEKEMK; the protein is encoded by the coding sequence ATGGATTATATTGATATTTTTATAAAAAACGATTATATAGATTTAAAGCAGATTGCAGAAAGCGGCCAATGCTTCCGCTGGAAGAAAATATGTCCGGGCAGGTATTTCGTGATTTCAGCAGGACAGGCGGCATGTTTTTTTCAGGAAAAGACAGGAATCAGAATTTTATGCAGAGAAAAGGATGAGGAATATTTTAGAAGGTATCTGGATTTAGATACAGATTACGGGAAAATAATAGAACGGATTGATCCGGAAGATCGCTTTCTTTCTGGAGCGGCGAAGATGGGAAAAGGGATTCGTATTCTTCGCCAGAATCTGTGGGAAATGATTATTAGTTTTATTATCAGTCAGAGAAATAATATTCCACGTATTATGAAGAGTATTGATGCTTTGTGTGAAAAGCTTGGAGAGCAGATTGTTTTTGATTATGAAGGCGAACATCTTGTGGGATATACCTTTCCTTCTCCAGAAGTAATTGTTGGAGCGGATTTGTCAGAGTTTAAGTTTGGATACCGGGAGAAGTATATAAGGCAGACTGCGGAGGACATTTTAGAGGGAAAGTTTGATTTAGAAGAGGTAAAAGATGCTGTGGATGAAGGAAAAACTCCAGAGCAGGTAAAGGAAATGTTAAAACAGCTAAAAGGAGTGGGAGAAAAGGTAGCATCTTGTATTCAGCTTTTTGGTTTGCATCAGCTTTCCTTATTTCCGGTTGATACATGGATTGCCAAAGTAGAAGAAATATATTATAATGGGCATTTCCCAGTGGAAAGATATGAAGGGATAGCTGGTGTGATGCAGCAGTATCTTTTTTTCAGAGTTCGTGAGGAAGCAGAAAAACGTGCCTGCTTGGAAGTAAAAGCAGATAAGAATCAAAAAGAAAAGTCAGAAGAGATACGAAAAAATGTATCAAAAAAAGTTTTAAAAAAGCAGGAGAAGGAAGAATATAATCTTTCCGGAAAAATGTTATATGTATCAGATTTAGATGGTACCTTATTAAATAGTGATGCTTTACTTAACGAAGATGTGCCTAAACGGTTAAATGCTCTCATTGAGCAGGGACTTTGTTTTACTGTTGCTACAGCGAGGACCTATGCAACTGTGAATTCTATTATGAAAGATGTCAATCTCACCTGTCCTATGATTTTGATGAATGGGGTTATGATTTACGATCCGGTGAAAAAAAGCTGTATTCATGCGGAAATTATTGAAAGAGATTCTGTGGAATATATTTTAAAAGGAAGAAAGAAGTTTGGAGTGACAGGATTTGCGTATGCATTGTCTCCTGAAATTTCCGAGGATTGCTCAAAGTCTGGCGAAACATCTGTTGTAGATAGTGCCGGACGAGTCGGCAAGTCTGGACGAAAGATGGCAACCTATTATGAAAAAATTGCGACACAGCATATGGAAAAGTTTTATACGGAACGAAGAGATTTATACCATAAGCCATTTAGTAAAGTGGAAAAATTAGAAGATATTTCAGGTGAAGATATCATTTATTTTTCCATTTGTTATGAAGAAGAAGTGTTACGACCATTTTATGAATATTTGAAAAAAGATGAGCGGCTGAATCTGAATTTTTATAAGGATGTTTATGGAGATGGTCTGTGGTATTTAGAAATCTCGCATAAAAATGCTTCAAAATATTATGGAATACAGAAGCTGCGAAAGCTTCTTCATCCGGCCGCGATTACCGGAATGGGTGACAATCTGAATGATATTCCTTTATTTAAAGCTTGTGATCGTTCCTGTGCGGTAGGAAATGCACATAAGGAAGTAAAAGAAAGGGCAGACTATATTTTAGATACCAATCTGAATGCGGGAGTGGTAAAATTTCTGGAAAAGGAAATGAAATAA
- a CDS encoding MYG1 family protein produces the protein MNTLLEQIKKKNAKAFTHSGKFHADDVFSYALLLYLNPAITITRGNKVPKDFDGIVFDIGRGKYDHHQKDSRIRENGIPYAAFGLLWEELGKEILGEELAAKFDESFIQPLDNNDNTGEKNELATLIGNFNPSWDIEHGENEAFLKAVQTAGIILVNTFEKYKGNERADKRIEEILATQESSVLSGKNSPAEAKILTLPEFIPCQKQLRDTEIAFIIFPSNRGGYCIQPLKRKHSLNYKCSFPESWLGLEGEELQTETSLNSATFCHKGGFIMTTDHLDDAISACKISLEHFTENFCIINLGASSNINAFLTEMPHMKNATVIQLDLPEIPELTYDGNFGEIAMEKADFKSYIKDYVKGILKYKPDAVYIEGELLITYPIIRALRKKHIPVYIKHKMKFVTI, from the coding sequence ATGAATACTCTATTAGAACAAATTAAAAAGAAAAATGCAAAAGCTTTTACACATAGTGGAAAATTTCATGCAGACGATGTTTTCTCCTATGCACTGTTGTTATATTTAAATCCTGCAATCACAATTACCCGAGGAAATAAAGTTCCAAAAGATTTTGATGGAATCGTTTTTGATATTGGCAGGGGAAAATACGACCATCACCAAAAAGATAGCCGCATCCGCGAAAATGGAATACCTTATGCAGCATTCGGACTTCTCTGGGAAGAACTTGGCAAAGAAATTCTTGGTGAAGAACTTGCTGCAAAGTTCGATGAGTCATTCATCCAGCCACTTGATAACAACGATAACACCGGCGAAAAAAATGAACTTGCCACATTAATCGGGAACTTTAATCCTTCCTGGGATATCGAACACGGTGAAAATGAAGCATTTTTAAAAGCTGTACAAACTGCCGGGATAATCCTTGTCAATACATTTGAAAAATATAAGGGAAATGAACGGGCAGACAAACGCATTGAAGAAATTTTAGCTACACAAGAATCCTCTGTCTTATCTGGGAAAAATTCACCTGCTGAAGCAAAAATCCTCACTCTTCCAGAATTTATCCCATGTCAAAAACAATTACGTGACACAGAAATTGCTTTTATCATCTTTCCATCAAATCGTGGCGGCTACTGTATCCAGCCACTAAAAAGAAAGCATTCCCTAAATTATAAATGCAGCTTCCCAGAAAGCTGGCTTGGCTTAGAAGGAGAGGAACTCCAGACAGAAACTAGCTTAAACAGTGCTACCTTCTGCCATAAAGGTGGATTCATTATGACTACCGACCATTTAGACGATGCAATCTCCGCCTGCAAAATAAGCCTTGAACACTTTACCGAAAACTTCTGCATTATAAATTTGGGTGCTTCTTCCAACATAAATGCTTTCCTTACAGAAATGCCTCATATGAAAAATGCAACAGTCATTCAACTTGACCTGCCAGAAATACCCGAACTCACATATGACGGAAACTTTGGCGAAATCGCAATGGAAAAAGCCGACTTTAAATCTTATATAAAGGATTATGTGAAAGGGATTTTAAAATATAAACCTGATGCAGTTTATATAGAAGGAGAGCTTCTCATTACCTATCCCATTATCCGGGCTTTACGAAAAAAACATATCCCAGTCTACATAAAACACAAAATGAAGTTTGTTACTATTTGA
- the upp gene encoding uracil phosphoribosyltransferase, which translates to MNNVIEMSHPLIKHKISLLRDKNTGTNEFRKLIEEIGILMGYEALRDLPLEDVEVETPIETCMTPMISGKKLAIVPILRAGLGMVNGILALVPSAKVGHIGLYRDEETHEPHEYYCKLPDPIDQRLIVVLDPMLATGGSAIAAIDFIKAHGGKSIKFMSIIAAPEGVERLAKAHPDVQIYCGNIDRQLNKDAYICPGLGDAGDRIFGTI; encoded by the coding sequence ATGAATAATGTTATTGAGATGAGTCACCCGCTTATTAAGCACAAGATTTCTCTTTTAAGGGATAAGAACACAGGAACGAATGAATTTCGTAAATTAATTGAAGAGATTGGTATTTTAATGGGCTATGAAGCTTTAAGGGATCTTCCGTTAGAAGATGTGGAGGTTGAGACACCAATTGAGACTTGTATGACACCTATGATTTCTGGTAAGAAGCTTGCGATTGTTCCGATTCTTCGTGCCGGTCTTGGTATGGTGAATGGTATTCTGGCTCTTGTTCCAAGTGCGAAGGTTGGTCATATTGGTTTATATCGTGATGAAGAGACACACGAACCTCATGAATATTATTGTAAGCTTCCGGACCCGATTGATCAGAGACTTATCGTTGTATTAGATCCAATGCTTGCTACCGGTGGTTCTGCTATTGCTGCCATTGACTTCATTAAAGCTCATGGCGGAAAGAGTATTAAGTTTATGTCTATTATTGCTGCTCCAGAAGGGGTAGAACGTCTTGCAAAGGCTCATCCGGATGTACAGATTTATTGTGGTAATATTGACCGTCAATTAAATAAAGATGCCTATATCTGTCCGGGTCTTGGAGATGCCGGTGATAGAATCTTCGGAACGATTTAA
- a CDS encoding sigma-70 family RNA polymerase sigma factor: MKIKESNFVEELSHRNERALEYVMVHYGGLVKSVIHRYLNVLSQYEEECINDVFFAVWEHIDSYDSARNPFANWIGGIARLKALDYKRKYANRLLETSWENAQHTTGIDDAIELQTQFDEEFSEETKQILSCLKPQDRELFIKLYVEEKPFDEISKEMNTNKPVLYNRLFRSKKKLRSLFPKTKSMNIT; this comes from the coding sequence ATGAAGATAAAAGAATCGAATTTTGTGGAAGAGTTATCCCACAGAAATGAGAGAGCTTTAGAATATGTGATGGTACATTATGGCGGACTTGTAAAGTCTGTGATCCACCGGTATCTGAATGTCCTTTCTCAATATGAGGAGGAATGTATTAATGACGTTTTCTTCGCTGTCTGGGAACATATCGACTCATATGACTCCGCCCGTAATCCATTTGCAAACTGGATTGGCGGAATTGCCAGGTTAAAGGCTTTAGATTATAAAAGGAAATACGCCAATCGCCTTTTAGAAACAAGCTGGGAGAATGCACAACATACGACCGGGATTGATGATGCGATTGAATTACAAACACAGTTTGATGAGGAATTTTCTGAAGAAACAAAGCAAATATTATCCTGCCTAAAACCACAAGATAGAGAGCTTTTCATCAAACTATATGTAGAAGAAAAACCATTTGATGAGATATCCAAAGAAATGAATACAAACAAGCCTGTACTGTATAATCGGCTTTTCCGCAGTAAAAAGAAGCTGCGTTCCCTTTTCCCCAAAACAAAATCAATGAATATTACTTAA
- a CDS encoding DUF4179 domain-containing protein — translation MKNDIYDLLNDIDNQIDTFENIDITSTDLKNWKQSFTSKKKASLKKHTWKKYVAAAAAFVLILGGSSAPVRQNVYAQSRQIMESLSTLLGVEEDLSPYSTVVGKSVSKNGITVTLNEVILDGHSLIISYKTKIKDNATLKNLNIKRITELPIDTDVTIGGQNIVNSIGSSSTPIDKLTSISESEIQLNDSSVLSDKSNFTINFYTLDKSNTTIGKLKFAASGKELNAKTKNVALNQSFTLPDKTKITLKNYRSNIINQKIIFTISPDNAGLSGDILLKGKDNLGNPVEFFLDESDGTSGTFRVDKSVGSISPKATSLTLTPYCAAYSNLSSNSSSNESNATEEADSAKIIGSGNTQTFSVSKSESTKKTTKDTASDKTESTAIKVDSEHTDTTQEITISDYKQIGKSFTITI, via the coding sequence ATGAAAAATGATATTTATGATTTATTAAATGATATTGATAATCAGATAGACACTTTTGAAAATATCGATATTACCAGTACTGATTTAAAAAACTGGAAGCAGTCCTTTACTTCAAAGAAAAAAGCATCCCTCAAAAAGCATACATGGAAAAAATACGTTGCCGCTGCAGCCGCTTTTGTCCTCATTCTCGGCGGAAGCAGTGCCCCGGTAAGACAGAACGTATACGCACAATCACGGCAGATTATGGAGAGTTTATCCACACTTTTAGGTGTTGAGGAAGACCTTAGTCCTTATAGTACTGTGGTTGGTAAATCTGTATCTAAAAACGGGATTACTGTTACATTAAATGAAGTAATTCTTGACGGACACAGCCTCATCATTTCCTATAAAACAAAAATAAAAGACAATGCCACATTAAAAAATTTAAATATTAAACGCATTACTGAACTCCCAATTGATACAGACGTTACTATCGGTGGACAAAATATTGTAAACAGCATCGGAAGCAGCTCTACTCCTATAGACAAACTAACCTCTATCTCCGAAAGCGAAATACAATTAAATGATTCTTCCGTTCTATCTGACAAATCTAATTTTACGATTAATTTTTACACATTAGATAAATCAAATACTACTATTGGAAAATTAAAATTTGCAGCTTCCGGCAAAGAATTAAATGCTAAAACAAAAAATGTAGCTTTAAATCAATCCTTTACTCTGCCAGATAAAACAAAAATAACTCTGAAAAATTATAGAAGCAATATAATCAATCAGAAAATAATATTTACTATCTCCCCAGACAATGCCGGACTTTCTGGAGATATCCTCTTAAAAGGAAAAGACAATCTCGGTAACCCTGTAGAGTTTTTCCTTGATGAATCAGACGGAACAAGCGGCACTTTCAGAGTAGATAAATCAGTAGGATCTATCTCCCCTAAAGCCACCAGCCTTACTTTAACTCCATATTGTGCTGCTTACTCTAACCTTTCCTCTAATAGCAGCTCGAATGAATCAAATGCCACAGAGGAAGCCGACTCTGCCAAAATAATTGGCAGTGGAAATACACAGACTTTTTCTGTATCAAAATCAGAATCTACAAAAAAAACTACCAAAGATACAGCCTCTGATAAAACCGAATCTACTGCAATTAAAGTCGATAGTGAACATACCGATACCACTCAGGAAATTACCATTTCCGACTATAAACAAATCGGAAAATCGTTTACTATTACTATTTGA
- a CDS encoding NCS2 family permease, whose product MLEKLFKLSENHTDTKTEVLAGITTFMTMAYILAVNPSIMAATGMDSGAVFTATALAAFIGTLLMAIFANYPFALAPGMGLNAYFAYTVVIGMGYTWQYALTAVFAEGIIFILLSLTNVREAIFNAIPMNLKSAVSVGIGLFIAFVGLQNAHIVVGGSTLLQLFSVDAYNKANGVEASFNNVGITVILALAGIIITGILVVKNIKGNILWGILITWGLGIICQFAGLYVPNPDLGFYSLLPDFSKGLSIPSLAPIFGKLQFKGIFSVDFIVILFAFLFVDLFDTIGTLVGVSAKADMLDEEGKLPHIKGALLADAAATTVGAILGTSTTTTFVESASGVSEGGRTGLTAVTTAILFGLSLFLSPIFLAIPSFATAPALVIVGLYMLSNVTNINFTDMSEAIPAYVCIIAMPFFYSISEGISMGVIAYVVLNLITGEAKEKKISALMYVLAILFILKYIFL is encoded by the coding sequence ATGTTAGAAAAACTTTTTAAACTATCCGAAAATCATACGGATACGAAGACAGAGGTTTTAGCGGGTATTACGACATTTATGACTATGGCGTATATTTTGGCTGTTAACCCAAGTATTATGGCCGCTACCGGTATGGATTCCGGAGCTGTATTTACCGCTACTGCTCTTGCCGCTTTTATCGGAACATTACTGATGGCGATTTTCGCAAACTATCCATTTGCCCTGGCACCAGGTATGGGACTGAATGCATACTTTGCCTATACTGTTGTAATCGGTATGGGGTATACCTGGCAGTATGCACTGACTGCTGTATTTGCAGAAGGTATTATTTTTATTCTTCTTTCCCTTACAAATGTGCGTGAGGCGATTTTTAATGCAATTCCAATGAACCTGAAATCTGCCGTTAGTGTGGGAATTGGTCTTTTTATTGCATTTGTTGGTTTACAGAATGCACATATCGTTGTGGGCGGTTCTACATTACTCCAGTTGTTTTCTGTAGATGCGTACAATAAAGCGAATGGTGTGGAAGCTTCTTTTAACAATGTCGGAATTACGGTAATTCTTGCATTGGCAGGTATTATCATTACCGGAATTTTAGTTGTTAAAAATATTAAGGGAAATATCCTCTGGGGTATTTTGATCACATGGGGACTTGGCATCATTTGCCAGTTTGCAGGACTTTATGTACCAAATCCAGATTTAGGATTCTACAGTCTTTTACCTGACTTTAGCAAGGGGCTTTCTATTCCAAGTCTTGCTCCTATCTTTGGAAAGCTTCAGTTTAAAGGAATTTTTTCTGTAGACTTTATCGTAATTTTATTTGCATTTTTATTCGTTGACCTTTTTGATACGATTGGAACTCTTGTCGGTGTATCTGCCAAAGCAGATATGTTAGATGAAGAAGGAAAGCTTCCTCATATTAAAGGGGCACTTCTTGCTGACGCTGCAGCAACTACTGTTGGTGCGATTCTCGGAACTTCTACCACTACCACTTTTGTGGAAAGTGCTTCTGGAGTATCCGAAGGAGGAAGAACAGGTCTTACTGCTGTTACAACAGCGATCCTTTTTGGATTATCTCTGTTCTTATCACCAATCTTCCTTGCGATTCCATCTTTTGCTACCGCACCTGCTTTAGTAATTGTTGGATTATATATGCTTAGTAATGTTACAAACATTAACTTCACTGATATGTCCGAGGCTATCCCTGCTTACGTATGTATCATTGCAATGCCATTCTTCTACAGTATCTCCGAAGGTATCTCCATGGGCGTTATCGCTTATGTTGTTCTTAACCTTATCACAGGAGAGGCAAAAGAGAAGAAGATTAGTGCATTGATGTATGTATTGGCAATCCTGTTCATCTTAAAATACATTTTTCTGTAA
- a CDS encoding energy-coupling factor ABC transporter ATP-binding protein, translating to MIELKNVCYAYGNEIALRYINLNIQKGESVIIQGPNGCGKSTLIKLLNGIIFPMEGSYTYQGHEITEKTLKDPRFAKWFHQQMGYVFQNADTQLFCGSVEEEIAFGPIQMGLSEEKVKQRTEDCLRLFGIEKLRERPPYHLSGGEKRKVSLACILSMNPEVLILDEPLAGLDENTQKMLIDFLKKFHAAGKTLIIITHNKQLAKELGTRFIQINEDHELTI from the coding sequence ATGATAGAATTAAAAAATGTATGTTATGCATATGGAAATGAAATTGCATTACGATACATTAATTTAAATATTCAAAAAGGTGAATCTGTAATAATACAGGGACCAAATGGATGTGGTAAATCTACATTGATAAAATTATTAAATGGAATTATTTTTCCAATGGAAGGCAGTTATACATATCAAGGTCACGAAATTACAGAAAAAACATTAAAAGACCCTAGATTTGCCAAATGGTTTCACCAGCAGATGGGTTATGTTTTTCAAAATGCAGATACACAGCTTTTTTGTGGAAGTGTAGAAGAAGAAATCGCATTTGGTCCAATCCAGATGGGACTTTCCGAAGAAAAAGTCAAACAAAGAACAGAGGATTGTCTCCGTTTATTCGGAATTGAAAAATTAAGAGAACGCCCACCGTATCATTTAAGCGGTGGAGAAAAACGAAAAGTATCATTAGCGTGCATCCTTTCTATGAATCCCGAAGTTCTTATATTAGACGAACCCCTTGCCGGGCTTGATGAAAATACACAGAAAATGCTTATAGATTTTCTGAAGAAATTTCATGCAGCAGGGAAAACGCTAATTATCATTACACATAATAAGCAGCTTGCGAAAGAACTTGGAACCCGGTTTATTCAAATAAATGAAGATCATGAATTAACTATTTGA
- the cbiM gene encoding cobalt transporter CbiM, with the protein MHIPENYLSPSTCAVMTAAMVPVWTYSVKKVKEEIPKVKMPLLGIGAAFSFLGMMFNIPLPGGTTGHAVGGTLIAILTGSPSAGCIAVTIALLIQALLFGDGGILAFGANCFNMAFILPFLGFAIYKLIWEKTGKRKLAAGIGSYIGINAAAFCAAIEFGIQPLLFTDAAGKALYCPYPLTISIPAMMIGHLTLFGIAEIVLTTAILAFVEKISPETLEEKPAQSAFKPLYILMAVLIIFTPLGLLASGTAWGEWGVEEMASLVSNGKALGYTPAGMEKGFSLASLFPDYSMAGMPEWIGYILSAVVGVAIIVIFFKLLAGSKKDKIDFSKGQSV; encoded by the coding sequence ATGCATATACCTGAAAATTATTTGAGTCCTTCGACCTGTGCGGTAATGACTGCAGCAATGGTTCCGGTATGGACATACTCTGTTAAGAAAGTAAAAGAAGAAATACCGAAGGTGAAGATGCCATTGCTTGGAATTGGAGCAGCGTTTTCCTTTCTTGGAATGATGTTTAATATTCCGCTGCCTGGAGGTACAACCGGACATGCGGTAGGAGGAACATTGATTGCGATTCTTACGGGAAGTCCGTCGGCAGGCTGTATTGCCGTTACGATCGCACTGCTTATCCAGGCATTGTTGTTTGGTGATGGTGGTATTCTCGCTTTTGGAGCAAACTGTTTTAATATGGCTTTCATATTGCCATTTCTCGGATTTGCGATTTACAAGCTTATCTGGGAAAAAACAGGAAAAAGAAAGTTAGCAGCAGGAATTGGTTCCTACATCGGCATTAATGCAGCAGCATTTTGTGCAGCGATTGAGTTTGGAATTCAGCCATTGCTGTTTACCGATGCAGCAGGAAAGGCACTCTATTGTCCATATCCGCTTACTATTTCTATTCCAGCAATGATGATTGGACATCTTACGTTATTTGGAATTGCGGAAATAGTTCTTACTACAGCAATCCTTGCATTTGTGGAAAAGATATCACCGGAAACATTAGAAGAAAAACCAGCACAGTCTGCATTTAAGCCATTATATATTCTTATGGCAGTTTTGATTATATTCACACCATTAGGTCTTCTGGCAAGTGGAACCGCCTGGGGAGAATGGGGTGTTGAAGAGATGGCATCTCTTGTAAGTAATGGAAAAGCACTGGGGTATACACCGGCAGGAATGGAAAAGGGCTTTAGCCTTGCTTCGCTTTTCCCGGATTACTCTATGGCAGGAATGCCGGAGTGGATAGGATATATTTTATCTGCAGTTGTTGGCGTAGCGATTATTGTTATCTTCTTTAAGCTTTTAGCTGGAAGTAAAAAAGATAAAATAGATTTTTCAAAAGGGCAGTCAGTGTAA